In Mycobacterium tuberculosis H37Rv, a single window of DNA contains:
- a CDS encoding hypothetical protein (A core mycobacterial gene; conserved in mycobacterial strains (See Marmiesse et al., 2004 PMID:14766927).), translating to MGPTRKRDLTAAVVGAAAVGYLLVAVLYRWFPPITVWTGLSLLAVAVAEALWARYVRVKISDGEIGDGPGWLHPLVVARSLMVAKASAWVGALVTGWWIGVLAYFLPRRSWLRAAAEDTTGTVVAAGSALALVVAALWLQHCCKSPQDPTEHADGAES from the coding sequence ATGGGACCGACCCGAAAACGTGATCTGACCGCCGCGGTGGTCGGCGCCGCGGCGGTGGGATATCTGTTGGTGGCGGTGCTTTACCGGTGGTTTCCGCCGATCACGGTGTGGACGGGCTTGTCCTTGCTCGCGGTCGCGGTCGCCGAGGCGTTGTGGGCTCGCTACGTGCGGGTCAAGATCAGCGATGGCGAGATCGGAGACGGGCCCGGCTGGCTGCACCCGCTTGTGGTGGCGCGCAGCTTGATGGTAGCCAAGGCCTCGGCCTGGGTGGGTGCGCTGGTGACGGGGTGGTGGATCGGGGTGCTGGCGTACTTCCTGCCGCGGCGGTCATGGCTGCGGGCGGCCGCCGAGGACACCACTGGCACGGTGGTGGCGGCGGGCAGCGCGCTAGCGTTGGTGGTTGCCGCGCTTTGGCTGCAACATTGCTGCAAGTCTCCGCAGGATCCGACCGAGCACGCCGACGGCGCGGAAAGCTAG
- the folP1 gene encoding dihydropteroate synthase (DHPS 1 (dihydropteroate pyrophosphorylase 1) (dihydropteroate diphosphorylase 1)), with protein sequence MSPAPVQVMGVLNVTDDSFSDGGCYLDLDDAVKHGLAMAAAGAGIVDVGGESSRPGATRVDPAVETSRVIPVVKELAAQGITVSIDTMRADVARAALQNGAQMVNDVSGGRADPAMGPLLAEADVPWVLMHWRAVSADTPHVPVRYGNVVAEVRADLLASVADAVAAGVDPARLVLDPGLGFAKTAQHNWAILHALPELVATGIPVLVGASRKRFLGALLAGPDGVMRPTDGRDTATAVISALAALHGAWGVRVHDVRASVDAIKVVEAWMGAERIERDG encoded by the coding sequence GTGAGTCCGGCGCCCGTGCAGGTGATGGGGGTTCTAAACGTCACGGACGACTCTTTCTCGGACGGCGGGTGTTATCTCGATCTCGACGATGCGGTGAAGCACGGTCTGGCGATGGCAGCCGCAGGTGCGGGCATCGTCGACGTCGGTGGTGAGTCGAGCCGGCCCGGTGCCACTCGGGTTGACCCGGCGGTGGAGACGTCTCGTGTCATACCCGTCGTCAAAGAGCTTGCAGCACAAGGCATCACCGTCAGCATCGATACCATGCGCGCGGATGTCGCTCGGGCGGCGTTGCAGAACGGTGCCCAGATGGTCAACGACGTGTCGGGTGGGCGGGCCGATCCGGCGATGGGGCCGCTGTTGGCCGAGGCCGATGTGCCGTGGGTGTTGATGCACTGGCGGGCGGTATCGGCCGATACCCCGCATGTGCCTGTGCGCTACGGCAACGTGGTGGCCGAGGTCCGTGCCGACCTGCTGGCCAGCGTCGCCGACGCGGTGGCCGCAGGCGTCGACCCGGCAAGGCTGGTGCTCGATCCCGGGCTTGGATTCGCCAAGACGGCGCAACATAATTGGGCGATCTTGCATGCCCTTCCGGAACTGGTCGCGACCGGAATCCCAGTGCTGGTGGGTGCTTCGCGCAAGCGCTTCCTCGGTGCGTTGTTGGCCGGGCCCGACGGCGTGATGCGGCCAACCGATGGGCGTGACACCGCGACGGCGGTGATTTCCGCGCTGGCCGCACTGCACGGGGCCTGGGGTGTGCGGGTGCATGATGTGCGGGCCTCGGTCGATGCCATCAAGGTGGTCGAAGCGTGGATGGGAGCGGAAAGGATAGAACGCGATGGCTGA
- the folB gene encoding dihydroneopterin aldolase — MADRIELRGLTVHGRHGVYDHERVAGQRFVIDVTVWIDLAEAANSDDLADTYDYVRLASRAAEIVAGPPRKLIETVGAEIADHVMDDQRVHAVEVAVHKPQAPIPQTFDDVAVVIRRSRRGGRGWVVPAGGAV, encoded by the coding sequence ATGGCTGACCGAATCGAACTGCGCGGCCTGACCGTGCATGGTCGGCACGGGGTCTACGACCACGAGCGAGTGGCCGGGCAGCGGTTTGTCATCGATGTCACCGTGTGGATAGACCTGGCCGAGGCCGCCAACAGCGACGACTTGGCCGACACCTATGACTACGTGCGGCTGGCTTCGCGGGCGGCCGAGATCGTCGCCGGACCCCCGCGGAAGCTGATCGAAACGGTCGGGGCCGAGATCGCTGATCACGTGATGGACGACCAGCGAGTGCATGCCGTTGAGGTGGCGGTACACAAGCCGCAGGCGCCCATTCCGCAGACGTTCGACGATGTGGCGGTGGTGATCCGACGCTCACGGCGCGGCGGCCGCGGTTGGGTAGTCCCGGCGGGCGGCGCGGTATGA
- a CDS encoding transmembrane protein (A core mycobacterial gene; conserved in mycobacterial strains (See Marmiesse et al., 2004 PMID:14766927).), with product MTVLSRGARVRRGGRRPGWVLLTALLVLAIGASSALVFTDRVELLKLAVLLALWAAVAGAFVSVLYRRQSDVDQARVRDLKLVYDLQLDREISARREYELTLESQLRRELASELRAPAADEVAALRAELAALRTSLEILFDADLEHRPALGTVEKEARAARALDGESPPADWVSSDRVMAVRGGDGASRTDEASIIDVPEVGVPPVSGGPRHYEAPPPPQPEPLFEPRHRPPPLPPQQERPVWQPVTSHGQWLPAETPGSQWASVEPETTPAAPPPGRRRRARHASPADQAYNPPAYVELAAQYGESGRRSRHSAEHRDHDIGGSGAGTGERPPSPPMAPPPPAEPTRRHRTADTPPDDSGGLHARDPLTGGQSVADLMARLQVESTGGGRRRRRGE from the coding sequence ATGACCGTTCTGTCCCGCGGCGCCCGGGTCCGGCGCGGCGGCCGCAGGCCGGGTTGGGTGCTTTTGACGGCGTTGCTGGTCCTGGCGATTGGGGCCAGTTCCGCATTGGTTTTCACCGATCGCGTGGAACTTCTCAAGCTCGCTGTTCTGCTGGCGCTGTGGGCGGCGGTCGCGGGTGCGTTTGTGTCGGTGCTTTACCGCCGGCAAAGCGACGTGGATCAGGCCCGGGTGCGTGACCTGAAGCTGGTCTATGACCTTCAGTTGGATCGCGAGATTTCGGCGCGCCGGGAGTACGAGCTGACCCTGGAATCTCAGCTGCGCCGCGAGCTGGCCTCGGAGTTGCGCGCTCCGGCCGCCGACGAGGTAGCAGCCCTGCGGGCCGAACTGGCCGCGCTGCGAACCAGCCTGGAGATTTTGTTCGACGCCGACCTCGAGCACCGTCCGGCGCTGGGGACCGTGGAGAAAGAGGCCAGGGCCGCGCGTGCCCTCGATGGCGAGAGCCCTCCCGCGGACTGGGTATCCAGCGATCGGGTTATGGCGGTCCGCGGGGGTGATGGCGCCAGCCGCACCGACGAGGCCTCGATCATCGATGTGCCGGAGGTGGGGGTACCACCGGTGAGCGGAGGACCGCGGCATTATGAGGCTCCGCCACCGCCGCAACCTGAGCCGTTATTCGAGCCGCGCCACCGGCCCCCGCCGCTCCCGCCGCAACAGGAGCGACCAGTCTGGCAGCCGGTCACCAGCCACGGGCAGTGGCTGCCTGCCGAAACACCTGGCAGCCAGTGGGCATCCGTCGAACCCGAAACCACGCCGGCGGCCCCGCCGCCGGGGCGCCGGCGCCGCGCCCGGCATGCCAGCCCAGCAGACCAGGCCTACAATCCGCCCGCCTACGTCGAGCTCGCGGCACAATACGGTGAATCCGGTCGCCGGTCGCGTCATTCGGCGGAGCACCGCGACCATGACATCGGCGGCTCCGGTGCCGGGACGGGTGAGCGTCCGCCGTCACCTCCAATGGCCCCGCCGCCGCCTGCTGAGCCCACACGCCGGCACCGCACCGCGGACACGCCGCCGGATGACTCCGGTGGTTTGCATGCGCGGGACCCGCTAACCGGCGGCCAGTCGGTCGCCGACCTTATGGCGAGGCTTCAGGTCGAGTCGACCGGAGGCGGCCGGCGTCGCCGCCGCGGTGAATAG
- the folE gene encoding GTP cyclohydrolase I translates to MSQLDSRSASARIRVFDQQRAEAAVRELLYAIGEDPDRDGLVATPSRVARSYREMFAGLYTDPDSVLNTMFDEDHDELVLVKEIPMYSTCEHHLVAFHGVAHVGYIPGDDGRVTGLSKIARLVDLYAKRPQVQERLTSQIADALMKKLDPRGVIVVIEAEHLCMAMRGVRKPGSVTTTSAVRGLFKTNAASRAEALDLILRK, encoded by the coding sequence ATGTCGCAGCTGGATTCGCGCAGCGCATCTGCTCGTATCCGTGTGTTCGACCAGCAACGTGCCGAGGCCGCGGTGCGCGAATTGCTGTACGCGATCGGCGAGGATCCGGATAGGGACGGCTTGGTAGCCACCCCGTCCCGGGTTGCCCGGTCATACCGCGAAATGTTCGCCGGGCTCTACACCGACCCCGACTCGGTGTTGAACACCATGTTCGACGAAGACCACGACGAGCTGGTGTTGGTCAAGGAAATCCCTATGTACTCCACCTGCGAACACCACCTGGTGGCGTTCCACGGTGTGGCCCACGTCGGCTACATCCCGGGCGACGACGGCAGGGTGACCGGCTTGTCAAAGATCGCGCGACTGGTCGATCTGTACGCCAAGCGACCTCAGGTCCAGGAGCGGCTCACCAGTCAGATCGCCGATGCCCTGATGAAAAAACTCGATCCACGCGGGGTAATCGTGGTGATCGAGGCTGAGCATCTGTGCATGGCGATGCGCGGGGTTCGCAAGCCCGGCTCGGTCACCACTACGTCGGCGGTGCGCGGACTGTTCAAAACCAATGCCGCTTCTCGAGCCGAAGCGCTCGACCTCATTTTGCGGAAGTGA
- the folK gene encoding 2-amino-4-hydroxy-6-hydroxymethyldihydropteridinepyrophosphokinase (7,8-dihydro-6-hydroxymethylpterin-pyrophosphokinase (HPPK) (6-hydroxymethyl-7,8-dihydropterin pyrophosphokinase) (PPPK) (2-amino-4-hydroxy-6-hydroxymethyldihydropteridine diphosphok), with translation MTRVVLSVGSNLGDRLARLRSVADGLGDALIAASPIYEADPWGGVEQGQFLNAVLIADDPTCEPREWLRRAQEFERAAGRVRGQRWGPRNLDVDLIACYQTSATEALVEVTARENHLTLPHPLAHLRAFVLIPWIAVDPTAQLTVAGCPRPVTRLLAELEPADRDSVRLFRPSFDLNSRHPVSRAPES, from the coding sequence ATGACGCGGGTAGTGCTCTCGGTTGGCTCCAACCTGGGTGACCGCCTGGCACGATTGCGGTCGGTCGCCGACGGTCTCGGCGATGCGTTGATTGCGGCTTCCCCGATATATGAGGCCGACCCCTGGGGTGGGGTGGAGCAGGGGCAGTTCCTCAATGCGGTGCTGATCGCCGACGATCCTACCTGCGAACCGCGGGAGTGGCTGCGGCGGGCGCAGGAGTTCGAGCGCGCTGCGGGCAGGGTGCGTGGCCAGCGCTGGGGTCCACGAAATCTCGACGTCGACCTGATCGCCTGCTACCAGACCTCGGCCACCGAGGCTCTGGTCGAAGTGACCGCGCGGGAGAACCACCTCACGCTGCCGCACCCACTGGCGCATCTGCGGGCCTTTGTGTTGATCCCGTGGATTGCCGTCGACCCAACGGCGCAGCTGACGGTTGCCGGGTGCCCGCGGCCCGTCACGCGACTGCTGGCCGAGCTGGAGCCCGCCGACCGCGACAGTGTGCGGTTGTTTAGGCCGTCGTTCGATCTGAATAGCAGACACCCCGTCAGTCGGGCACCGGAAAGCTGA